In the genome of Bradyrhizobium sp. CIAT3101, one region contains:
- a CDS encoding general secretion pathway protein GspJ, producing MTRATKRLCRALASEAGFTLLEVLLATLLMTVILAALATVTAQWLPNWNRGIARVQRAERLATGLDRIVADLSVAEQMTVNGDAKVPLFDGAELSVTFLRTALGPSARPGLEFIRLIEKADAQGLALVRERAPFQPMPTDGQIRFADQVVLIRAPFRVSFAYAGHDRQWQPTWHGQSQLPDRIRITVRDGANGQVLAVSAAVLPHINAPAECARAKNPTTCVTAGPTPQQAEKKEEQQL from the coding sequence ATGACCCGCGCAACGAAACGCCTCTGCCGCGCGCTCGCTTCCGAGGCGGGTTTCACGCTGCTCGAAGTGCTGCTGGCGACGCTGCTGATGACGGTGATCCTGGCCGCGCTGGCGACTGTGACGGCACAGTGGCTGCCGAACTGGAATCGCGGCATCGCGCGGGTGCAGCGCGCGGAGCGCCTCGCCACCGGGCTCGACCGCATCGTCGCCGATCTCTCCGTCGCCGAGCAGATGACCGTGAACGGCGACGCCAAGGTGCCGCTGTTCGACGGCGCCGAATTGTCGGTGACCTTCCTGCGCACCGCGCTCGGCCCGAGCGCGCGCCCGGGCCTGGAATTCATCCGCCTGATCGAGAAGGCCGACGCGCAGGGGCTGGCGCTGGTGCGCGAGCGCGCGCCGTTCCAGCCGATGCCGACCGACGGGCAGATCCGTTTCGCCGATCAGGTGGTGCTGATCCGCGCGCCGTTCCGCGTCAGCTTCGCCTATGCCGGGCACGATCGGCAGTGGCAGCCGACCTGGCACGGTCAGTCGCAACTGCCGGATCGCATCCGCATCACGGTGCGCGACGGCGCCAACGGTCAGGTGCTGGCGGTTTCGGCCGCCGTGTTGCCGCACATCAACGCGCCGGCCGAATGCGCGCGCGCCAAGAATCCGACGACCTGTGTCACGGCGGGCCCGACGCCGCAACAGGCGGAGAAGAAAGAGGAGCAGCAGCTGTGA
- a CDS encoding type II secretion system protein GspK translates to MSGAADDRDALRQRTPGSRTLGRRTLGWRTLGQTTVGERPLGDDRGFIVIVVLWMLAALATLALVYLTYVTNTAVTVAVNTDRLQADALVNAGLELAAYRLTAESEATRPTSGTFNARVGAGRVAVTFRSEAARIDLNMAPKAVLAGLMTGLGVSASDAPDYADRILAWRSSTETGQDNPEDSYYRTIGAPYLPRHAPFPHSDELWLVRGIPPAVIERVLPFVTVFSNMRTVNVVDAAPQVVAALPNMTPETLQRLLRDRADPSVDPRSLIGLAGSASATIEGSKAYRVTVTTEAPSHRQSSAEIVILLLESGDEPYRVLSWHNAFDGSAGKPL, encoded by the coding sequence GTGAGCGGCGCCGCGGATGATCGGGACGCGCTGCGCCAGCGAACACCTGGCTCGCGGACGCTTGGTCGGAGAACACTTGGCTGGAGAACGCTTGGTCAAACAACAGTCGGCGAAAGACCACTCGGCGACGACCGCGGCTTCATCGTCATCGTGGTGCTCTGGATGCTGGCTGCGCTCGCCACGCTCGCGCTGGTCTATCTGACCTATGTGACCAACACCGCGGTCACCGTCGCCGTCAACACCGACCGTTTGCAGGCCGATGCACTGGTGAATGCGGGCCTCGAGCTCGCGGCCTATCGGCTGACCGCGGAAAGCGAGGCGACGCGCCCGACCAGCGGCACCTTCAATGCCCGCGTCGGGGCGGGAAGGGTGGCCGTGACGTTCCGCTCGGAGGCCGCGCGCATCGATCTCAACATGGCGCCGAAGGCGGTCCTCGCGGGCCTGATGACAGGACTCGGCGTCTCCGCGTCGGATGCGCCGGACTATGCGGATCGGATTCTGGCGTGGCGGTCGTCGACGGAGACCGGCCAGGACAATCCGGAGGATTCCTACTACCGCACGATCGGCGCGCCCTATCTGCCGCGCCACGCGCCGTTTCCGCATAGCGACGAGCTGTGGCTGGTGCGCGGCATCCCGCCGGCAGTGATCGAGCGCGTGCTCCCCTTCGTCACCGTGTTCAGCAACATGCGCACCGTGAACGTGGTGGATGCCGCGCCGCAGGTGGTGGCGGCGCTGCCGAATATGACGCCGGAGACCCTGCAGCGCCTGCTGCGCGACCGTGCCGACCCCAGCGTGGACCCGCGGTCCCTGATAGGGCTCGCCGGCAGCGCCAGCGCAACGATCGAGGGTTCGAAGGCTTACCGCGTGACTGTTACTACCGAGGCGCCGTCGCACCGGCAAAGCTCGGCCGAGATCGTCATCCTGCTTCTCGAAAGCGGCGATGAGCCCTATCGTGTATTGTCGTGGCACAACGCCTTCGACGGCTCTGCCGGAAAGCCCCTGTGA
- a CDS encoding PilN domain-containing protein yields the protein MSSLNSLRAIFDAWTGTVAGAAVAGLERMVSPRLVRLVEGETGAFVLEAAKPENAPKEIAFADGKFTGANLAPIVRGCRVEIVLRPTRFLFRPLELPARAADFLEGIVRAQIDRLTPWSAGDAVFGCSAPVAQGAEGITTMIAAAPRRLAMGYVEAVSGFHPSAIAVLTEPAEGGRIKVFEQKSRGAIDPVRLSRMLQAVLVVAAIAAIFGSIVAGYLADSLSAQESELEQQITQRRAAIRGADGGERSPLALLERRKYDTPASVIVLESLSRLLPDHTYVTEMHLAGNKLQIAGITRDAPSLIPLIEQSQHFTRATFYAPTTRSSTDPGERFHIEAQIEPRNAP from the coding sequence ATGAGTTCGCTCAATTCCCTTCGCGCGATCTTCGATGCCTGGACCGGCACGGTGGCCGGTGCTGCCGTTGCCGGACTGGAGCGGATGGTCTCGCCGCGCCTGGTCCGGCTGGTCGAAGGCGAGACCGGCGCGTTCGTGCTGGAGGCTGCGAAGCCGGAGAACGCGCCGAAGGAGATCGCGTTCGCGGACGGCAAGTTCACCGGCGCCAATCTCGCGCCCATCGTCCGCGGCTGCCGCGTCGAGATCGTGCTGCGGCCGACGCGCTTCCTGTTCCGTCCGCTGGAGCTGCCGGCGCGCGCGGCGGATTTCCTCGAGGGCATCGTGCGGGCACAGATCGATCGGCTGACGCCGTGGAGCGCGGGCGACGCCGTGTTCGGTTGCAGCGCGCCGGTGGCGCAAGGCGCAGAGGGCATCACCACGATGATCGCGGCGGCGCCGCGCCGGCTGGCGATGGGCTATGTCGAGGCCGTGTCCGGATTTCATCCGTCTGCGATCGCGGTTCTGACGGAGCCGGCCGAGGGCGGCCGCATCAAGGTATTCGAGCAGAAGTCGCGCGGCGCGATCGACCCGGTGCGGTTGAGCCGGATGCTGCAGGCGGTGCTGGTCGTCGCCGCGATCGCCGCCATATTCGGCTCGATCGTCGCGGGCTATCTGGCCGACAGCTTGAGCGCGCAGGAGAGCGAGCTCGAGCAGCAGATCACCCAGCGCCGCGCCGCGATCCGCGGTGCCGATGGCGGCGAGCGTTCGCCGCTGGCGCTGCTGGAGCGGCGCAAATACGACACGCCGGCGAGCGTGATCGTGCTGGAATCGCTGAGCCGTCTCTTGCCCGACCACACCTATGTCACCGAGATGCATCTGGCCGGCAACAAGCTCCAGATTGCCGGCATCACCCGCGATGCACCTTCGCTGATCCCGCTGATCGAGCAGTCCCAGCACTTCACCCGCGCGACCTTCTACGCGCCGACCACGCGCAGCTCGACCGATCCCGGAGAGCGCTTTCACATCGAAGCGCAGATCGAACCGAGGAATGCGCCATGA
- the gspM gene encoding type II secretion system protein GspM, with translation MSSAGMASGSAIARWLHGSPLIAVTLYLAVTAGLLLTAGLSIADVIAHRQALAQTSDLLDQLRGRKGAAKNAAAISAEHPGTPFLEGPTVTVAGANLLQRVAAAVGNVGGSVQSSQVDVSGAQAKDGFVGLVVSCELEQPALQKVLYDLEAGMPFLFVDQLDVQVPQSTALNEASTGRVRVILGVSGQWQAGK, from the coding sequence ATGAGCAGCGCCGGGATGGCAAGCGGAAGCGCAATCGCGCGTTGGCTGCACGGTTCGCCGCTGATCGCGGTCACGCTCTATCTCGCGGTGACGGCCGGGCTGTTGCTGACGGCGGGCCTGTCGATCGCCGACGTCATCGCCCACCGCCAGGCCCTGGCCCAGACCTCCGACCTGCTCGACCAGCTGCGCGGCCGCAAGGGCGCCGCCAAGAACGCCGCGGCGATCTCGGCCGAGCATCCCGGCACGCCGTTCCTGGAGGGACCGACGGTGACGGTCGCAGGCGCCAATCTGCTGCAGCGGGTTGCGGCCGCGGTCGGCAATGTCGGTGGCTCGGTGCAGTCCTCACAGGTCGACGTCTCAGGCGCGCAAGCAAAGGACGGCTTCGTCGGCCTCGTCGTCAGCTGCGAGCTGGAGCAGCCCGCGCTGCAGAAGGTGCTTTACGATCTCGAAGCCGGCATGCCGTTCCTGTTCGTCGACCAGCTCGACGTCCAGGTGCCGCAATCGACGGCCCTGAACGAGGCCAGCACCGGCCGCGTCAGGGTGATCCTGGGTGTTTCCGGGCAGTGGCAGGCGGGGAAGTAG